One genomic region from Sphingobacterium sp. UGAL515B_05 encodes:
- a CDS encoding DUF4199 domain-containing protein, giving the protein MADSFNQSNVGFDAVIDKKKSIIYGVILGIISFILGLVVLFVVKDLNSFWGVMSMSFIVNTGVFVIISALFAFSLRKANGGYWNFSIALKSIFMMLAISTIISTIGTQLYVNFINPTLQEKVVTHTINVTIEYMEKNNVPDEVIDSKIAELEKQVDSIGKITLGQVFKGLAITLMFQFVFALLLSALTKREKLVIKQEAN; this is encoded by the coding sequence ATGGCAGATTCATTCAACCAAAGTAATGTAGGATTTGATGCGGTAATCGACAAAAAGAAAAGTATTATCTATGGTGTTATTTTAGGAATAATTTCTTTTATCCTAGGATTAGTTGTTTTGTTTGTTGTCAAAGACTTAAATTCCTTTTGGGGGGTGATGTCGATGTCATTTATTGTCAATACTGGTGTTTTTGTTATTATTTCTGCATTGTTTGCGTTCTCTCTCAGGAAAGCAAATGGCGGATACTGGAATTTTTCCATCGCATTGAAATCGATCTTTATGATGCTTGCGATTTCTACGATTATTTCCACTATTGGTACGCAACTGTATGTTAATTTCATTAACCCAACTTTACAAGAAAAGGTGGTGACGCATACAATTAACGTTACTATAGAGTATATGGAGAAAAACAATGTGCCAGATGAAGTTATAGATTCAAAAATCGCAGAACTTGAAAAGCAAGTTGATTCAATTGGTAAAATTACTTTAGGACAGGTGTTCAAAGGACTGGCGATTACATTAATGTTTCAATTTGTTTTTGCGTTGCTGTTATCGGCCCTGACAAAACGAGAAAAATTGGTGATTAAACAAGAAGCCAATTAG
- a CDS encoding glycosyltransferase family 2 protein → MDISVVVPLFNEEESLPELTAWIDRVMAANHFSYEIILVDDGSKDNSWKVIEELKLKNTNISAIKFRRNYGKSAALNVGFAAAQGDVVITMDADLQDSPDEIPELYDRIVNKGADLVSGWKQKRYDPLTKTIPTKLFNGVTRSMSGIHNLHDFNCGLKAYKKDVVKNIEVYGEMHRYIPVIAKWAGFTNIQEQVVQHYPRKYGTTKFGPGRFVKGFLDLLSIFFVGKFAKRPMHFFGVMGVISFLAGLFISIYLICHKLMSIASGTPFRDITDQPLFFFALTAIILGTQLFLTGFLAELVSRSSSDRNDYQIEKVI, encoded by the coding sequence ATGGATATTTCTGTTGTTGTCCCTTTATTTAATGAAGAAGAATCCTTACCCGAATTGACAGCTTGGATCGACCGTGTTATGGCGGCCAATCATTTTTCCTATGAAATTATTTTAGTTGATGATGGGAGTAAAGATAATTCTTGGAAAGTTATTGAAGAGTTGAAGTTAAAGAACACAAATATTTCTGCGATCAAGTTCCGACGCAATTATGGGAAATCTGCCGCTTTGAATGTAGGCTTTGCTGCTGCGCAGGGTGATGTGGTTATTACCATGGACGCGGATCTCCAAGATAGCCCGGATGAGATTCCTGAACTATATGACCGGATCGTGAACAAGGGAGCGGATTTAGTATCGGGTTGGAAGCAAAAGCGCTATGATCCATTGACCAAAACAATCCCAACCAAATTGTTTAATGGGGTAACCAGATCCATGTCTGGTATTCATAACCTGCATGATTTTAACTGTGGTCTTAAAGCGTATAAAAAAGATGTTGTTAAAAACATCGAGGTGTATGGCGAGATGCATCGTTATATACCCGTTATTGCGAAATGGGCTGGATTTACCAATATACAGGAACAGGTTGTTCAGCATTATCCACGTAAATATGGTACAACCAAATTTGGACCGGGCCGTTTTGTCAAAGGTTTCTTAGATTTATTGTCCATATTTTTTGTCGGCAAATTTGCGAAAAGGCCAATGCACTTTTTTGGTGTTATGGGAGTGATTAGTTTTCTTGCAGGTTTATTTATCTCCATTTATCTGATTTGCCACAAACTGATGAGTATAGCTAGCGGTACACCATTTAGAGATATAACCGATCAACCATTATTTTTCTTTGCGCTGACAGCGATTATTTTGGGAACACAATTATTTCTGACTGGTTTCTTGGCAGAGTTAGTCTCTAGAAGCAGCTCCGATCGGAATGATTATCAAATTGAGAAAGTCATCTAA
- a CDS encoding glycosyltransferase: MRIVILGSAYPLRGGGIASFNERLAFHFQELGHEVDIYSFSLQYPSFLFPGKSQYSDEPAPTGLHIKTTVNSVNPINWIKVGRELRKANYDLLIVRFWMPFFGPCLGTIQRQVRKNKHTKIVCIADNIIPHEQRIGDKTLIRYFLKSVDACLTMSKSVLADLKMLSPKMPAVYTPHPLYDNYGAHQSKKEARRLLKIAEEDKVVLFFGFIRQYKGLDLLLEALAHSKVRDLGVKLLLAGEFYGDPAPYLELIKKYKLEEFIYMHTDFIPNQEVGRYFSAADCVVLPYRSATQSGITQVAYHFDLPMIVSNVGGLPELVQDGYVGYVVEPNPDEIASGIFSFYHYNKEEQFRTNIIDEKRKYSWDTFGNEILKLAR, translated from the coding sequence ATGCGAATTGTGATTTTAGGATCCGCCTATCCATTGAGGGGAGGGGGGATAGCGTCTTTTAATGAACGATTGGCATTCCATTTTCAGGAGTTAGGTCATGAAGTGGATATCTATTCCTTTAGTCTACAGTATCCCAGTTTTCTTTTCCCCGGGAAGTCGCAATATTCCGATGAGCCTGCACCAACCGGTCTTCATATTAAAACAACAGTGAATTCTGTTAACCCAATTAATTGGATAAAGGTTGGTAGAGAGCTACGGAAGGCGAACTATGATTTGCTTATTGTGCGATTTTGGATGCCATTTTTTGGGCCTTGTTTGGGCACGATCCAGCGGCAGGTTCGAAAAAATAAACATACTAAAATTGTATGTATCGCTGATAATATAATCCCTCATGAACAACGCATAGGTGATAAGACGTTGATCCGCTACTTTTTGAAATCTGTTGATGCTTGTCTCACGATGAGTAAAAGTGTGCTGGCAGATCTGAAAATGTTAAGCCCGAAAATGCCAGCGGTATATACGCCGCATCCACTCTACGATAACTATGGTGCGCATCAGAGTAAAAAGGAAGCACGTCGATTACTTAAGATTGCCGAAGAGGATAAAGTCGTATTGTTTTTTGGTTTTATTCGTCAATACAAGGGCTTAGATCTCTTGCTCGAAGCATTAGCTCATTCCAAGGTTCGCGATCTCGGTGTTAAATTATTGCTTGCCGGAGAATTTTATGGCGATCCTGCTCCCTATCTGGAGCTTATAAAAAAGTATAAACTCGAAGAGTTTATTTATATGCATACCGATTTTATTCCAAATCAGGAGGTGGGACGTTATTTTTCGGCTGCGGATTGCGTTGTGTTGCCTTATCGTAGCGCTACGCAGAGTGGAATTACCCAAGTTGCTTATCATTTTGATCTTCCCATGATTGTGAGTAATGTTGGGGGATTGCCGGAATTGGTTCAAGATGGCTATGTTGGTTATGTTGTGGAGCCCAATCCTGATGAAATTGCTTCAGGTATTTTCTCTTTTTACCATTACAACAAAGAAGAGCAATTTAGAACGAATATTATCGATGAAAAAAGGAAATACAGCTGGGATACTTTTGGCAATGAGATTCTTAAGTTGGCGCGTTGA
- a CDS encoding MBL fold metallo-hydrolase: MRITFLGTGTSQGVPVIACQCQVCQSEDRRDKRLRSSILIEYNQHTMVVDTGPDFRYQMLREKVMHLDAVLMTHSHKDHIAGLDDVRAFNYQQHSSISIYGTAALHEAIRREFYYAFTDVKYPGAPSLDLEEIKAGVPLSLFGKEIMPIEVLHYKMPVLGFRIGDFAYITDAKFISAESRKLLEGVKVLVVNALQKESHISHLTLDEAIEFAYDIHADKTYFTHIGHRMGLHEAVSRELPENMFLAYDRLQLQIS; the protein is encoded by the coding sequence TTGAGAATAACATTTTTAGGAACCGGAACATCACAGGGGGTGCCTGTAATTGCATGCCAATGTCAGGTCTGTCAATCTGAAGACAGACGTGATAAGAGATTACGTTCTTCTATTCTTATTGAATACAATCAACACACAATGGTTGTGGATACTGGCCCAGACTTTAGGTATCAGATGTTGCGCGAGAAAGTTATGCATTTGGATGCGGTGCTGATGACACATTCGCATAAAGACCATATTGCCGGTTTAGATGATGTAAGGGCATTTAATTATCAACAGCATAGCTCAATTTCTATTTACGGTACAGCTGCCCTCCATGAAGCGATCAGACGAGAATTTTATTATGCGTTTACTGACGTTAAATATCCCGGAGCTCCGAGCTTAGATTTGGAGGAGATAAAGGCCGGTGTACCCTTGTCTTTATTTGGAAAAGAAATTATGCCTATTGAGGTTCTCCATTATAAAATGCCAGTCTTGGGTTTTAGGATCGGCGATTTCGCCTACATTACTGATGCGAAATTTATCAGCGCAGAATCACGGAAATTATTGGAAGGAGTAAAGGTTCTTGTTGTAAATGCTTTGCAAAAGGAATCTCATATTTCACATCTAACATTGGACGAGGCGATTGAATTTGCCTATGATATTCATGCCGATAAAACCTATTTTACACATATAGGGCATCGAATGGGACTACATGAGGCTGTTTCCAGAGAATTGCCCGAAAATATGTTTCTAGCTTACGATAGATTACAGCTTCAAATTAGCTAA
- a CDS encoding lmo0937 family membrane protein: MGNLLYIIAVILVIIWAISFFGGYAAGNNIIHILLVIAIIVVLLRVIRGNA; this comes from the coding sequence ATGGGAAATTTACTGTATATCATCGCCGTTATCTTAGTGATCATTTGGGCGATAAGTTTTTTTGGAGGTTATGCGGCTGGCAATAACATTATCCACATCCTTTTAGTCATTGCAATTATTGTGGTTTTATTACGCGTTATTCGTGGCAATGCTTAA
- a CDS encoding 2-C-methyl-D-erythritol 4-phosphate cytidylyltransferase: MNFIIIVAAGTGNRMNSDLPKQFLDLNGLPIVMHTINRFCQSETISEVILVISEPMESFWTELCLKHQFDRPIHIAFGGQTRFESVRNGIDYIEQNFDIGPKDYIAVHDGARPIITEALIKKAFQGAYDHQAIVLAQKSIESVRMGDTTTNSAVDRNHTWLVQTPQVFHGELLLKSYKQAEDPLFTDDASVVEKMGKRIAIVEGDPRNIKITYPQDLQIAQFYLNLI, translated from the coding sequence ATGAACTTTATAATTATCGTTGCTGCCGGAACCGGAAATAGAATGAATAGCGATCTTCCAAAGCAGTTTCTTGACTTAAATGGACTGCCGATTGTTATGCATACAATTAATCGTTTTTGCCAATCAGAAACTATTTCGGAAGTTATTCTGGTCATCAGCGAGCCAATGGAAAGTTTTTGGACCGAATTGTGTTTGAAGCATCAGTTTGATCGCCCTATACATATCGCCTTTGGCGGACAAACCCGCTTCGAAAGTGTAAGGAACGGAATAGATTACATTGAGCAAAATTTTGATATCGGTCCAAAAGACTATATTGCGGTGCACGACGGAGCGCGGCCTATCATCACTGAAGCTCTCATTAAAAAAGCCTTCCAGGGGGCGTATGACCATCAGGCAATTGTCTTAGCACAAAAGAGCATTGAATCAGTTCGGATGGGAGACACCACAACCAACTCTGCTGTCGATAGAAATCATACCTGGTTAGTACAAACTCCACAGGTTTTTCATGGAGAATTGCTTCTAAAGTCCTATAAACAAGCTGAAGATCCCCTTTTTACAGATGATGCCTCGGTGGTAGAGAAAATGGGCAAGCGTATCGCTATCGTTGAAGGTGACCCCAGAAATATAAAAATCACCTACCCTCAAGACCTACAAATTGCCCAGTTCTATCTGAATTTAATTTAA
- the queA gene encoding tRNA preQ1(34) S-adenosylmethionine ribosyltransferase-isomerase QueA, with protein sequence MKLSQFKFNLPESLLASEPSENRDESRLMVLHKDTGKIEHKIFKDVLDYFDDKDVMILNNTKVFPARLYGNKEKTGATIEVFLLRELNNELRLWDVLVDPARKIRVGNKLYFGDDDLLVAEVVDNTTSRGRTIRFLFEGTDEEFRRNIEILGETPLPKYIKRKATPEDKFRYQTIYAKNEGAVAAPTAGLHFSRELMKRLELKGVDFAEVTLHVGLGTFRTVEVEDLTKHKMDSEQFIITDEAARIVNKAIDNKRRVCAVGTTSMRAIESSVSADHHLKAAADWTSKFIYPPYDFSIANSMITNFHTPESTLLVMIAAFAGYENVMNAYEVAVKEKYRFYSYGDAMLIV encoded by the coding sequence ATGAAGTTATCTCAATTTAAATTCAACTTACCAGAATCATTACTTGCTTCTGAACCCTCTGAAAATCGTGACGAATCGCGCTTGATGGTCCTACATAAAGATACTGGTAAAATTGAACACAAAATTTTCAAAGATGTATTGGATTATTTCGATGACAAAGATGTCATGATCTTAAACAATACTAAAGTTTTTCCAGCACGCCTTTACGGTAATAAAGAAAAAACTGGAGCTACGATTGAAGTTTTCTTGTTGCGTGAATTGAACAATGAACTTCGTCTTTGGGATGTATTGGTAGACCCTGCACGTAAAATCCGTGTGGGCAACAAGTTATATTTCGGTGATGATGACTTATTGGTTGCCGAAGTGGTTGACAATACAACTTCGCGTGGCCGTACAATTAGATTTTTATTTGAGGGTACCGACGAAGAGTTCCGCCGTAATATTGAAATCTTAGGTGAAACTCCACTTCCTAAATATATCAAACGTAAAGCTACACCGGAAGACAAATTCCGTTACCAAACTATTTACGCAAAGAATGAAGGTGCTGTTGCAGCGCCTACAGCAGGACTTCACTTCTCAAGAGAGTTAATGAAACGCCTGGAACTAAAAGGCGTTGATTTTGCAGAGGTGACCCTTCACGTTGGTCTTGGAACTTTCCGTACTGTTGAAGTGGAAGATTTAACCAAACATAAAATGGATTCCGAACAGTTCATCATTACCGACGAAGCTGCACGCATTGTCAATAAAGCTATCGACAACAAACGTCGTGTGTGTGCTGTAGGAACGACTTCTATGCGCGCAATAGAATCTTCTGTTTCTGCAGACCATCACTTAAAAGCGGCAGCTGACTGGACAAGTAAATTCATCTATCCTCCTTACGATTTTAGTATTGCAAACTCGATGATTACAAACTTCCATACGCCAGAATCCACTCTTTTAGTGATGATTGCTGCGTTTGCAGGCTACGAAAATGTAATGAATGCCTATGAAGTTGCTGTAAAAGAAAAATACAGATTCTACAGCTACGGTGACGCCATGTTAATTGTTTAA
- a CDS encoding ABC transporter permease → MLFFRLILESCQFAFSALKDNRTRTLLSLLGVTIGIFTIIGVFSAVDTLRNNIEESVKKIGSKTLYIEKWPWDGGPNFPWWKYLNRPEPTYNNYLDLRSRMTTAEYMAYMINIGNTTIKYKNNSAEGSSVNAATFENLYIQNLNIVDGRYFAESESRGGALVTVLGANIAEGLFPNEEPVGKYINMLGRKIQVIGVLKKEGNGVLINTSPDDTAFIPFELARNLVNYDNFSPSIAMVIKSNYTLGEAESEAKTLMRSIRRIAPQREENFSINQTTMITGALDQLFGIINLAGFSIGIFSILVGGFGIANIMFVSVKERTHIIGIQKALGAKNFFILSQFLVESIVLCLLGGGIGLVVVYFLAFLVQAATGVAIVVSLKMVMLTVSLSTFIGLISGIVPALMASRLDPVEAIRSK, encoded by the coding sequence ATGCTATTCTTTAGATTGATATTGGAGAGTTGTCAGTTTGCATTTTCGGCATTAAAAGACAATCGTACACGCACCCTACTGTCGCTGTTAGGTGTAACTATCGGTATTTTTACGATTATTGGTGTTTTTTCTGCAGTAGATACTCTTCGGAATAACATCGAGGAGTCGGTAAAGAAAATAGGTAGCAAAACACTTTATATAGAAAAATGGCCCTGGGATGGCGGACCAAATTTCCCTTGGTGGAAATACTTGAATAGACCCGAACCCACATACAATAATTATCTGGACTTAAGAAGTCGAATGACGACGGCCGAGTATATGGCGTACATGATCAATATCGGTAATACGACTATAAAATATAAAAATAATTCGGCCGAAGGTTCATCGGTCAATGCAGCCACCTTTGAGAACCTGTACATTCAAAATTTAAATATTGTGGATGGTCGTTACTTTGCTGAAAGTGAGTCGAGAGGTGGTGCGCTTGTAACGGTACTGGGCGCAAATATTGCAGAAGGGCTTTTTCCGAATGAGGAACCCGTTGGCAAATATATCAATATGTTAGGCCGAAAAATACAGGTTATCGGTGTATTAAAGAAAGAAGGAAATGGAGTATTGATCAATACTTCACCCGATGATACCGCCTTTATTCCGTTTGAGCTTGCAAGAAATTTGGTCAACTATGATAATTTCTCCCCAAGCATAGCGATGGTTATTAAGTCGAACTATACGCTTGGCGAGGCGGAAAGCGAAGCGAAGACACTCATGCGTTCGATTCGTCGTATAGCGCCACAGCGGGAGGAAAACTTTTCCATTAATCAGACAACAATGATTACAGGTGCACTGGATCAGCTTTTTGGAATAATTAATCTTGCAGGTTTTTCGATCGGTATTTTTTCGATCTTAGTAGGTGGCTTTGGTATTGCCAATATCATGTTTGTCAGTGTCAAAGAGCGTACGCATATCATCGGAATCCAGAAAGCGCTGGGGGCTAAAAATTTCTTTATTCTTTCGCAATTTTTAGTCGAGTCTATCGTACTATGTTTGTTGGGAGGAGGAATAGGCCTCGTTGTTGTTTATTTTTTGGCGTTTCTAGTGCAAGCTGCGACTGGCGTTGCTATTGTCGTAAGTTTGAAAATGGTTATGCTTACCGTTTCGCTTTCGACGTTTATTGGTCTCATATCAGGTATTGTTCCGGCGCTAATGGCTTCTCGATTGGATCCGGTAGAAGCGATCCGGAGTAAATAG
- a CDS encoding DUF2306 domain-containing protein, whose product MAEITLRYRGFSLDANFLMIKQTEIEELWWYRYVFYVHVCTAIFALPAGFTQFNTNLLNKYPRVHRSIGYLYVFAILVFAAPSGLLIGSVANGGLTSIIAFELLGLGWFYFTWRAVRLASQRKFDKHRDFMIRSFALTCSALTLRFWKLALVYLFQPNPMDLYQIIAWLGWIPNLLLAEFIIYQKNHKL is encoded by the coding sequence ATGGCAGAAATTACACTTCGCTATCGTGGTTTCTCACTCGATGCCAATTTCCTGATGATTAAGCAAACAGAAATTGAAGAACTTTGGTGGTATCGCTACGTGTTTTATGTCCATGTCTGCACCGCTATCTTTGCCTTGCCTGCAGGCTTTACCCAGTTTAATACTAATCTCTTGAATAAATATCCGCGAGTCCATCGAAGTATCGGGTATTTGTATGTATTTGCCATTTTGGTTTTTGCAGCTCCTTCAGGTTTGCTTATTGGATCCGTGGCAAATGGCGGGTTAACCTCCATTATTGCCTTTGAATTATTGGGGCTTGGATGGTTCTATTTCACCTGGCGGGCAGTTCGTTTGGCGAGCCAGCGAAAATTTGATAAACACCGTGATTTTATGATCCGTAGTTTTGCCCTAACCTGTTCTGCGTTGACCTTGCGTTTTTGGAAGCTCGCTTTAGTATACCTGTTTCAGCCCAATCCAATGGATCTCTATCAAATTATTGCCTGGTTGGGATGGATCCCTAATTTGTTGTTGGCGGAATTTATTATTTATCAAAAAAATCATAAATTATGA
- a CDS encoding YARHG domain-containing protein, protein MKKNLCLMLMLGAILGCKDGKSKKNEATETKDTVVAEAEAHQELYGNWVGEFVVDENTLEEGEGLPTTDYSPKINLTIKKITDKGNIFGQNVVKGNLRSFVGKLEENGADIRLLLDEPGDKKSDGRFEIKLNHDTLIGNWTAYDQGVKIKKRSFKLLKKQFAYNPNLMLKNQDGEDGTLVDWINEKRKEETDVDGDSTYTYIIQYYRSASPAVFTVNASKQKLTEKDLKNLKKLDLEIIRNTIFARHGYAFTKPSIRQFFEPVDWYVPISKDVTADLSPLEKDNIALLTRFEKYATDNYDTFGR, encoded by the coding sequence ATGAAGAAGAACCTTTGTTTAATGTTAATGCTTGGAGCAATCCTTGGTTGCAAGGACGGGAAAAGCAAAAAGAATGAAGCCACCGAAACAAAAGATACTGTTGTGGCCGAAGCTGAGGCACATCAGGAACTTTATGGTAACTGGGTCGGCGAATTTGTTGTGGATGAAAACACCTTGGAAGAAGGAGAAGGGCTGCCCACGACAGATTATTCTCCGAAGATAAATTTGACCATAAAAAAAATTACGGATAAGGGTAATATCTTCGGACAGAATGTTGTCAAAGGAAATCTGCGTTCTTTTGTGGGTAAGCTGGAGGAAAATGGTGCCGATATCCGGTTATTATTGGATGAGCCCGGTGACAAAAAATCTGACGGGCGTTTTGAAATTAAGCTTAATCACGATACCTTAATAGGCAATTGGACCGCATATGACCAAGGAGTAAAGATCAAAAAGCGAAGCTTTAAATTGTTGAAAAAGCAGTTCGCCTATAATCCAAATCTGATGCTAAAAAATCAGGATGGAGAAGACGGAACTTTGGTCGACTGGATTAACGAAAAAAGAAAGGAGGAGACTGATGTGGATGGAGATTCAACTTATACTTACATTATTCAATACTATCGATCGGCGTCCCCTGCGGTCTTTACTGTAAATGCATCTAAACAAAAGTTGACGGAGAAAGACCTGAAAAACCTCAAGAAATTAGATCTGGAGATCATTCGGAATACGATTTTTGCCCGACATGGCTATGCGTTTACCAAACCTAGCATTCGTCAGTTTTTTGAGCCTGTAGATTGGTATGTGCCTATTTCAAAAGATGTGACTGCTGACTTAAGTCCCTTAGAAAAAGATAATATAGCTTTGCTGACTAGATTTGAAAAATATGCAACGGATAATTATGACACCTTCGGAAGGTAA
- the hisD gene encoding histidinol dehydrogenase translates to MLKKYDYKTLGKTEIQQLVARNTDPNNAIQEVVQEIIQQVRHQGDIVLREYAAKFDKVELDRLYLDEEDIDALASTIDRDQQRALEIAFQNIHKFHSTQLKRERTVETMPGVKCWREVRPIEKVGLYIPGGSAVLPSTLLMLGIPARIAGCKEIVVCSPPQSNGKINGFVAFCLKLLKINRIYLVGGAQAVAAMGFGTETIPKVDKIFGPGNQFVTKAKSIIQGLANVSIDMPAGPSEVLVIADESANPAFVAADLLAQAEHGADSQAVLVATSTTIVDAVNTALVAQLAVLPRKELAAKAIENSYAITVENLQEALQFSNDYAPEHLILETDQWESLTRYISNAGSVFLGHLTPESAGDYASGTNHTLPTSGYARSYSGVSVDSFVKKVTFQHISETGLQQIGSVVEILAELEGLQAHKNAISIRKKG, encoded by the coding sequence ATGTTAAAAAAATATGATTACAAAACGTTAGGAAAAACCGAAATCCAGCAACTGGTTGCTAGGAATACGGATCCAAACAATGCAATACAAGAGGTTGTCCAGGAAATTATCCAACAAGTACGCCACCAAGGTGATATCGTATTACGCGAATATGCGGCCAAATTTGATAAAGTTGAACTTGACAGATTATATTTAGACGAGGAAGATATCGACGCACTGGCATCTACCATCGACCGCGATCAACAAAGAGCTTTGGAAATCGCGTTTCAAAATATACATAAATTCCATAGTACACAATTAAAAAGGGAGCGCACTGTTGAAACGATGCCCGGCGTAAAATGCTGGCGCGAGGTTCGCCCTATTGAAAAAGTTGGCCTTTATATCCCAGGGGGATCAGCGGTGTTACCTAGCACACTTTTAATGCTCGGTATTCCTGCGAGAATAGCTGGATGTAAAGAGATTGTCGTTTGTTCTCCTCCACAATCCAATGGGAAAATCAATGGCTTCGTTGCTTTTTGTTTGAAATTACTTAAAATAAACAGAATATACCTCGTTGGAGGCGCTCAAGCCGTTGCTGCTATGGGTTTTGGGACAGAAACTATACCAAAAGTCGATAAGATATTTGGCCCAGGCAATCAGTTTGTGACCAAAGCAAAATCCATTATACAAGGTCTTGCAAATGTTAGCATTGACATGCCGGCCGGGCCATCGGAAGTACTGGTCATCGCTGATGAGTCGGCTAATCCAGCATTTGTCGCCGCAGATCTTTTGGCACAGGCCGAACACGGAGCCGACAGTCAAGCTGTCCTGGTTGCAACTTCCACCACTATAGTTGATGCCGTCAATACAGCGTTGGTAGCCCAATTAGCGGTTTTACCGCGCAAGGAACTTGCTGCAAAAGCGATTGAAAATTCCTACGCAATAACTGTTGAAAATCTTCAGGAGGCCTTACAGTTTTCAAATGACTATGCACCGGAACACCTTATTTTGGAGACCGACCAATGGGAGTCCCTAACACGCTATATCAGTAACGCTGGTTCGGTTTTCTTAGGTCACTTAACCCCTGAAAGCGCAGGAGATTATGCCTCAGGTACAAATCACACGCTTCCTACATCGGGATATGCACGCTCCTACTCCGGCGTATCGGTAGATTCTTTTGTGAAAAAAGTTACTTTTCAGCATATAAGCGAAACCGGACTTCAACAAATCGGGTCGGTAGTTGAAATACTCGCTGAACTCGAGGGCCTGCAAGCGCATAAAAATGCAATTTCTATTCGGAAGAAAGGATAA
- the hisG gene encoding ATP phosphoribosyltransferase yields the protein MKNLKIAIQKSGRLNEKSVQLLKNCGLDFENYKSSLITTVGNFPLEILFLRDDDIPGYVEQGIADLGIVGENIIDETESKVEYIKRLGFGKCTLKLAIPKDSTIQDIKDLNGKAIATSYPNILKNFLDEYKINADIRLISGSVEISPGLGLSDAICDIVSTGGTLKSNGLKPFADVKNSEAILVGRKGLEGNEVLAELVQRIESVLLAKETKYVVLNVEKKNLPAITSLLHGVKSPTVVPLAEEGWVAVHTVITEDDFWDKINKLKAEGAQGIVVMPIEKIIL from the coding sequence TTGAAAAATCTTAAAATTGCTATCCAAAAATCGGGTAGGTTAAACGAAAAATCTGTTCAATTACTGAAAAATTGTGGATTAGACTTCGAGAACTACAAAAGCTCTTTAATCACAACTGTTGGGAATTTCCCACTGGAAATATTATTTCTGAGAGATGATGATATTCCGGGATATGTGGAACAAGGCATAGCCGACCTGGGCATCGTCGGTGAAAACATCATCGATGAGACCGAATCCAAAGTAGAATACATCAAACGGCTTGGTTTTGGAAAATGTACTTTGAAACTGGCTATTCCCAAAGATAGCACCATCCAAGACATTAAAGACCTTAACGGCAAAGCAATCGCAACCTCTTATCCAAATATACTAAAGAATTTTCTAGACGAGTATAAGATTAATGCAGACATCCGTTTGATATCCGGCTCAGTTGAGATTTCACCTGGCTTGGGTCTTAGTGATGCGATCTGCGATATCGTATCTACCGGAGGAACACTAAAAAGCAACGGTTTGAAACCCTTTGCTGATGTCAAAAATTCAGAAGCCATCTTGGTGGGAAGAAAGGGATTAGAAGGCAATGAGGTTTTGGCTGAGTTAGTACAACGTATTGAATCTGTTCTTTTAGCAAAAGAAACGAAATATGTGGTATTGAATGTCGAAAAGAAAAATTTGCCAGCCATCACTTCTTTATTGCACGGTGTTAAGAGCCCTACGGTTGTTCCATTGGCAGAAGAAGGTTGGGTAGCCGTACACACCGTTATCACGGAAGATGACTTTTGGGATAAGATCAATAAGTTAAAAGCTGAAGGTGCCCAAGGTATCGTTGTGATGCCCATTGAAAAAATCATTCTTTAA